The Solea senegalensis isolate Sse05_10M linkage group LG4, IFAPA_SoseM_1, whole genome shotgun sequence genome includes a region encoding these proteins:
- the LOC122767904 gene encoding kin of IRRE-like protein 3 — protein MRHGPPTISSTQTQQALHGEKGQIKCFIRSTPPPDRIAWSWKETVLESGTSGRYTVETVTTEEGVISTLTMSNIVPADFQTIYNCTAWNSFGSDTEIIRLKEQESLPVAVIIGIAVGAFVALIVLMGTVGAFCCTRSQRKEAHLVMPSLPVSICAHQRELASKIKTENLKGVVSAKNDIRVEIVHKDHNAARENEEHTSMKQLMVEREEFQQESVLKQLEVLQEEEKEYQHIKDPTNGYYSVNTFKEHHTPTMVGNQSTEVRNPTNTGTLGKQRVPTGMSFTNIYSTLGAGPNRLYDYSQRFVLGMGSSSIELCEREFQRGSLSDSSSFIDTQCDSSVSSYSKPDGYVQFDKDSKASASSSSHYSQSSSQNSDLTRPLQKRMQTHV, from the exons ATGAGGCATG GACCACCGACCATCTCCAGCACACAGACTCAGCAAGCTTTGCATGGAGAGAAAGGGCAGATCAAGTGTTTCATTCGCAGTACACCACCACCAGATCGGATT GCGTGGTCGTGGAAGGAAACCGTGCTGGAGTCGGGAACATCTGGCCGCTACACTGTAGAAACGGTCACCACAGAAGAAGGAGTAATCTCAACGCTGACCATGAGTAACATCGTGCCGGCTGACTTCCAGACCATCTACAACTGCACCGCGTGGAACAGCTTCGGCTCCGACACCGAGATCATACGCCTTAAGGAACAAG AGTCTCTCCCGGTGGCAGTGATCATCGGCATTGCTGTGGGAGCCTTTGTGGCCCTTATTGTTCTCATGGGCACCGTTGGGGCGTTCTGTTGCACTCGCTCGCAGAGAA AAGAAGCGCACCTGGTTATGCCCTCACTGCCCGTCTCCATCTGTGCTCACCAGAGAGAACTTGCAAGCAAAATTAAGACAGAAA ATCTGAAAGGAGTCGTGTCGGCGAAAAATGACATCCGCGTCGAGATTGTGCACAAAGATCACAATGCAGCACGGGAGAATGAAGAACACACCTCCATGAAGCAACTGATG GTCGAACGTGAGGAGTTCCAGCAGGAATCTGTTCTGAAGCAGCTGGAGGTATtacaagaggaagagaaggagtaTCAACACATTAAG GATCCTACAAATGGCTACTACAGTGTTAATACTTTCAAGGAGCACCACACGCCAACCATGGTGGGCAACCAGTCCACCGAGGTGAGGAATCCCACCAACACAGGTACTCTGGGCAAGCAGAGAGTACCGACAGGCATGTCCTTCACCAACATCTATTCCACTCTGGGAGCAGGTCCCAACCGCCTGTATGACTACAGCCAGCGCTTCGTGCTGGGCATGGGCAGCAGCTCCATCGAGCTCTGCGAGCGGGAGTTCCAGCGCGGCTCGCTCAGCGATTCCAGCTCCTTCATCGACACGCAGTGCGACAGCAGCGTCAGCAGCTATAGCAAGCCCGATGGCTACGTGCAGTTCGACAAAGACAGCAAGGCgtcagcctcctcttcctcccattATTCCCAGTCCTCATCGCAAAACTCTGACCTCACGCGGCCACTGCAGAAGCGCATGCAGACCCACGTCTGA